The following is a genomic window from Thioclava electrotropha.
CGCGATGCGGTGTCGCGAAGGCGCGCGTGGAGAAGCTGGCACTCACGCCGCGATCGCGCAGGAAGGCCCGGTCGATCGCCTCCTCTTTCGCGACGTCGATCGGCAGCGGATAGGCTTTCAAGCTATAGCCGTGAAAGCCCAGCTTTCCCTCCGGCCCAAGATCGCGATGCGCGCCCGCCATGAAGATCAGCGTGCAGGCGGAATAGCAGCGTCTCGTCACCTGCGTGTTCAGCCCCCGCGCCAGCACGCGTTGCGCCAATGCGCGCGCGGCGAAGACCTGACCGCCGGCACTGTCGAGATCAACCGCCGAGACGCCCGTCGCCGGGGTTGCCTCGAACCGCGCCAAGAGATCGTAGCCGATATCGCCGGTCAGATAAGCGACGCCGTTGCGCACCTCCAGCGGCTGCGGCCCGGCATAGGCGGCCGGCACCAAGGCCGCTGTCTGCCGCGCGGCCTGATCGAGCGCATGGGTCACCGTCACCACCGCGACCGCCACCACCGCCACGCGTCCGGCGAGCAGCACATGGCCCCGCGCCTGCGCGTCGATCCAATGCGACAGGCTGCGCCACGCGCCCACCAGCTGCCACAGCGCCAGTGTCATGTCTGCGAGGAAGAGCAACCCGAAAAGCGGCATCGAGAGCGGCGACGGCAAGGCTTGCCACAGCTCGGCGACCGCCAACCGTCCGCCGATCAGCACCACCACGAGCGCGATCCAAGGCGGGCAGTCGCCCTGCCAATAGCTGTTGAGCCCCCAGTGTGAGGCAGGCTGAAATATCCGGGTGGCTCGGGCCATTTACGCCGTCCTTTCGAGCACCATCGAGCCTCAGTCTAGCACAGCTGGCCGCGAAAATGGGAATTTGCCGAATGTGACGGCACTGTGAGACAGTGCTGAAGACGCAGGCCTTCTGCCACGGCGACGGCCTCTGCTATACTGAGGAGACGGGAGGTCCCTTCGCATGATCACGCTTACGATCAACGGGCGGCACGTCGAAGTCGACGAGGGCACCAGCTTGCTGGATGCGGCGAAGCTGGCTGGCATCCATATCCCGACGCTCTGCTATTACCCCGGCCTGCCCGCCCATGCCGTGTGCCGCATGTGCCTCGTGGAGATCGAGGGCAGCCACAATCCGCAACCGGCCTGCCGCACTCTGGCGAAGGAGGGCGATGTCGTAGCGACGGACACCGAGGCGCTGGCGGCCTTTCGGAAAGCCGATGCGCAATGGCTGCTCGCGCGCCATCCCAATGACTGCATGCGCTGCGAGGTGAACGGGGCGTGCCAGCTCCAGCGGCTCGTCCATGAGAACCAATGGGAGGAGCGCTGGCCGAAGATGCCCGCCGGGGCGCCTGCCGCCTCGGAAGAGCTCGCAACCGATCACACCTCCCCCAGCATCTGGCGCGACCTGTCGAAATGTATCGAATGCGGGTTGTGTGCGGAGGTCTGCGGCGACAGCGTCCAGAACCAGAATGTCATCGGGTTCGCCAATCGCGGCTTCGACCGGCGCCCCGTCACCGTCTTCGACGTGCCGCTGTCGCAGACCAATTGCATCTCCTGCGGCCAGTGCACGCTTGTCTGCCCTGTCGGCGCGCTGATCGAGGCGCCGCATTGGCACGCGGTGCTGCGCACGCTCGACGCCCATCGGCGCGTCTCCGTGGTTCAGGTGGCCCCGGCGACCCGCATCGCCATCAGCGAGGAATTCGGGCTGGAGCCGGGCACTGTCAGCACCGGGCGCTTGATCAACGCGCTGCGGCTTTTGGGGTTCGATTACGTGTTCGACACCAATTTCGCCGCCGATCTCACGATCATGGAGGAAGGCACCGAACTGCTGTCGCGGATCGAAGCCCGGACGGAGCTGCCGCTGTTCACCTCCTGCTGTCCGGGTTGGGTGAATTGGGTCGAGTTGAACCGCCCCGATCTTCTGCCGCATCTTAGCACGACCAAATCCCCCCAGCAGATGCATGGCGCGATTGCAAAACGGGGCCGCTTTGCGCGCGCGCTCGGGCCCGATTTCGCGGAGGGCAAAGCCGAGCCCTATGTCGTGAGCGTGATGCCCTGTACCGCCAAGAAGGACGAGGCCCAGCGCCCCGGTGTCTCTGGCGACGTGGATCATGTGCTCACCACCCGCGAACTGGCGCGGATGATCCGGTCGCGGGGCATCCCGTTCGGGGCGCTCTCCGAAGACGGGCAATTCGACAGCCCGCTGGGCGAGAGCACCGGGGCCGCCCAGATATTCGGCGCCTCCGGCGGGGTCATGGAGGCGATGGTCCGCACGGCTGCGCATTTCAAAGGGGTCGAGCACGATCTGCCGCTGGAATGGGAGGCGCTGCGCGGCGTCCGTGAGGGCGTGAAGACCGCGACCATTCCCGGCGTCGGCACCGTGGCCGTGTGCAACGGGATCGCCTCGGCCCAGCGCATGCTGGAAGACGAGGCCTGGCGCGACGACTATGTCGCGATCGAAGTCATGGCCTGCGTCGGCGGCTGCCTCGGCGGCGGCGGCGAGCCGAAATCCATGGACCCGCATATTCTGCAAAAACGCGCCAAGGCGATCTACAGCGTCGATGCGAAGGCACCGCGCCGCCGCTCCTATGAGAATGCGGATGTGCAGGCGCTTTATGCCTCGGAACTGGGCGCGCCGAATTCCCCGACGGCGCACCGTCTGCTCCACACCCATTACGCCGCCAGACATTCCGAGCGCTCGCTGCTGATGCGCTTTCTGGATTGCGTGGACCGGCGCGACGGTGCGGCGGCCGCAAAGCTGTTTCATCCCGACGGGGTCTGGTCGACCGCCTCTCCCTTCGGCGTGCTGACCGGCGCGGACGAGATCGCGGGGCTCATCAACGCGAAGCTGCCGCCGAACCTGCGCGGCGCGAAATATGCGCGCCACCAGATGGAGCGCGCCTCGGATATCGACGATCTCACGGTCCTCGCCCCCGACGGGAGCCGCAGCCGCTTCGATCTTGAGCTGAGCACCGTGGACGGTCAGTCGGAGATGGTGATCCAGACCCTCACGCGCACCGTCCTGTGACACTCTCCTGCGCAGGCTTTCCGCGCAACGGGCGAAGACAGGTCACAAATTCATCATCCCGACGATCACAAGCGCGTTTCTTTTTCCTTTCTTGTTCTAGAGCAAAGCCATAGCAGGCGACGGGGTTCATTTTCTCGAACGTAATACTCCCGCCCGAGCTTGCGGGGAGAGAAACCGGAACGGATGAACGATGCCAAGCCAGAGCCGCGATGAAATCGAAAAAATGCTGTCCACTGCGAAGAGTGGACGCCCTTGGCGGCTCTGGGCTTTCGGCGCGGGTGCTGTCGTGATCGCGATCGGCGCGTGGCTCTGGCTTGCGCCCTCCGGCGACACCACGGGCACGAGCTATGTGACGCAAGCCGTCACGCGCGGCGAACTGACGGTCACGGTTACCGCGACCGGCACGGTGCAGCCCACGACGGAGGTTGAGGTCTCTTCGGAGCTGTCGGGCACGCTGGACAGCATCGATGTCGACTATAACGACGAGGTCGAAGTGGGTCAGGTCCTCGCGCGGCTCGACGACACGAAATTCAAGGCGCAGGTCGCCAATGCCGAAGCCGCGCTTGCGGCCGCCAAGGCGCAGCTCGCACAGGCCGAGGCCACCCAGAAGGAAGCGACGGCGCTTTATGAGACACAGGCGGAACTGGACCGGCGCGGCGTCTCGACCCATAGCACCTTCGTCACCTATATCGCGCAGCGCGATCGCGCCGTGGCCGCCGTTCAGGCCGCGAAAGCGTCGCTGACGCTGGCCGAGGCGAACCTTGCCTTGGAGAAGGACGATCTGGAGAAATCGGTCATCCGCTCCCCGATCAACGGCGTCGTTCTGGATCGCAATGTCTCGGCCGGTCAGATCGTGGCCGCCTCGCTGTCCGCGCCCACCCTGTTCACGCTGGCCGAGGACCTGCGCCGGATGCAGTTGCTCGTCGATATCGACGAGGCGGATATCGGTCAGGTCGCGGTCGGCAATGACGCGACATTCACCGTCGACGCCTATTCCGGTCGCTCCTTCCCGGCGACAATCACGCAGGTGCGCTACGCCCCCGAGACCACCGACGACGTCGTGACCTACAAGGGCGTGCTGGCGGTCGACAACTCCGATCTGCTCCTGCGCCCCGGCATGACCGCGACGGCGACGATCACCGTGGACGAGGCCAAAGACGAGCTCCTGATCCCGAATGCGGCGCTGCGCTATGCCCCGCCTCAAGAGGTCGAAGATGCGGGCAATGGCGCGAGCGGGCTCATCGGGCTCGTGATACCGAGCCGCCCGAATTCCGAGAGCGGCACCGCAAGCGGCAAATCCGTCTGGGTTCTTCGCGACGGCACCCCCGTCGAAGTGGCGGTCACGCCGGGGGCGACGAACGGCAAGTTCACGATCGTCACCGCGGGCGATCTGGCCGTTGGCGATCAGGTCATCACAGATCAGCGGGATGCATCGCGATGAGTGAGCCACTTCTCGAGTTACGCGGGATCGAGCGCCACTATGGCCACGACGAAACCCTCGTACGCGCCCTCGATGGCGTCGACCTTCGCGTCGAACCGGGGGAATTCCTTGCGATCATGGGGCCCTCGGGATCGGGAAAATCGACCGCGATGAACATCATCGGCTGCCTCGACCGGCCCACTGCGGGGAATTACCTGTTCAACGGTGTCGAGGTGGCGACCCTGAACCGCGACCAGCGCGCCTTGCTGCGCAGGCACTACCTCGGCTTCGTCTTTCAGGGCTACAACCTGCTGCCACGCACCACCGCGCTGGAAAATGTCGAACTTCCCCTGATCTACAAGGGGATGCGCAAGGCCGAGCGCGTGGCGCGGGCCCGTCAGGCTCTGGCGCGGGTCGGACTTGAGGGGCGCGAGGATCACACGCCGTCGCAGCTCTCGGGCGGTCAGCAGCAACGCGTCGCCATCGCGCGGGCGCTGGCGGGAGAGCCGATGGTGATGCTCGCCGACGAGCCCACGGGCAACCTCGACACCAAACGCAGCGTCGAGATCATGAACCTGATGCAGGACCTCAACCGCGAGTCCGGGCTGACCATCGTGATGGTCACCCATGAGGAGGACATGGCCGCCTATGCCTCCCGCCTCGTCGTCTTCACCGATGGTCGCGTCGTGCGCGACGAGAAGATGCACGAAGGAGCGCTGTGATGCTTTGGGAAACCATCCGCCTCGCGCTAACCGCGATCATCCGAAACGCGCTTCGGTCCTTTCTCACCGTGCTGGGTGTGGTGATCGGGGTTGCCGCCGTCATCGCGATGGTGACCGTCGGGCAAGGCTCCTCCGAGCAGGTTTCGGCCAATGTGGAATCGCTCGGCACGAATGTGCTGGTCCTGCGCTCGGGGGCGCGGATGATGGGGCCCGGATCGCGCGATACCGCGCCGCCCTTCAAGCTATCGGATGCAGAAGCGCTGGAGGACCTGAGCAGCCTCTCGGCCGTCGCGCCTGTCGTTTCGACCGCAGCCACGGCGGTCTTCGGTAACAACAATCGCACGACATCGATCACCGGCACGACGTCGCCCTATCTCGAGATCGGAGGCTGGACGATCGCGCTCGGGCGCAGCTTCACCCCGGCGGAGGACCGCAGCGGCGCCAATCTTTGCATCATCGGCGAGACCGTACGGACGACCCTGTTCGGCGCGACCGATCCGACCGGCGAGAAGATCCGCATCAAGTCGATCTCCTGCGAGGTGATCGGCGTGCTGAAGTCCAAGGGCGCCGGGTCCTTCGGGCAGGATCAGGACGACCTCGTGCTGATGCCGGTCCGAACGGTGCAAAGGCGGCTGATGGGCAGTCAGGACGTCTCTTCGATTTCGCTTCAGGTGGCCCGGACGGCCTCCGTGGAGCGGGCGACCTCCGATATCGAGGCCCTGATGCGCGAGCGTCGCCGTATCGCGATCGGTGAAGACGACGACTTCTCGGTCTTCGACATGGCGGAACTGAGTTCGATGCTCAATTCGGTCAACTCGGTTCTCACCGGCCTGCTCTCCTCCGTCGCGGCGGTCAGCCTGCTCGTCGGCGGGATCGGGATCATGAACATCATGCTGGTCTCGGTGACCGAGCGGACCCGCGAGATCGGCATCCGCCTCTCGGTCGGCGCGCAGGCGCATCAGGTCCTGATGCAGTTTCTCGTCGAGGCGGTGGTGCTGTCGGTTCTGGGCGGGATCATCGGCATCCTCTTCGGCCTCGGCCTCGCCTATGTCGCGGCGCAGATCATGGCGATCCCCTTCTCGCCCAGCCTGAACGTCATCGCCCTCGCCTTCGGCTTTTCCGCCGTGGTCGGGATGGTCTTCGGCTACTTTCCTGCACGCCGGGCGGCACGGCTCGATCCGATTGACGCCCTGCATTATCAGTAGATGTCGGGCACAAAGAAAGCCCCCTGCCGCGGAGGACAGGGGGCTTCGGGACGATTG
Proteins encoded in this region:
- a CDS encoding ABC transporter ATP-binding protein: MSEPLLELRGIERHYGHDETLVRALDGVDLRVEPGEFLAIMGPSGSGKSTAMNIIGCLDRPTAGNYLFNGVEVATLNRDQRALLRRHYLGFVFQGYNLLPRTTALENVELPLIYKGMRKAERVARARQALARVGLEGREDHTPSQLSGGQQQRVAIARALAGEPMVMLADEPTGNLDTKRSVEIMNLMQDLNRESGLTIVMVTHEEDMAAYASRLVVFTDGRVVRDEKMHEGAL
- a CDS encoding ABC transporter permease, which codes for MLWETIRLALTAIIRNALRSFLTVLGVVIGVAAVIAMVTVGQGSSEQVSANVESLGTNVLVLRSGARMMGPGSRDTAPPFKLSDAEALEDLSSLSAVAPVVSTAATAVFGNNNRTTSITGTTSPYLEIGGWTIALGRSFTPAEDRSGANLCIIGETVRTTLFGATDPTGEKIRIKSISCEVIGVLKSKGAGSFGQDQDDLVLMPVRTVQRRLMGSQDVSSISLQVARTASVERATSDIEALMRERRRIAIGEDDDFSVFDMAELSSMLNSVNSVLTGLLSSVAAVSLLVGGIGIMNIMLVSVTERTREIGIRLSVGAQAHQVLMQFLVEAVVLSVLGGIIGILFGLGLAYVAAQIMAIPFSPSLNVIALAFGFSAVVGMVFGYFPARRAARLDPIDALHYQ
- a CDS encoding efflux RND transporter periplasmic adaptor subunit: MLSTAKSGRPWRLWAFGAGAVVIAIGAWLWLAPSGDTTGTSYVTQAVTRGELTVTVTATGTVQPTTEVEVSSELSGTLDSIDVDYNDEVEVGQVLARLDDTKFKAQVANAEAALAAAKAQLAQAEATQKEATALYETQAELDRRGVSTHSTFVTYIAQRDRAVAAVQAAKASLTLAEANLALEKDDLEKSVIRSPINGVVLDRNVSAGQIVAASLSAPTLFTLAEDLRRMQLLVDIDEADIGQVAVGNDATFTVDAYSGRSFPATITQVRYAPETTDDVVTYKGVLAVDNSDLLLRPGMTATATITVDEAKDELLIPNAALRYAPPQEVEDAGNGASGLIGLVIPSRPNSESGTASGKSVWVLRDGTPVEVAVTPGATNGKFTIVTAGDLAVGDQVITDQRDASR
- a CDS encoding COG3904 family protein codes for the protein MARATRIFQPASHWGLNSYWQGDCPPWIALVVVLIGGRLAVAELWQALPSPLSMPLFGLLFLADMTLALWQLVGAWRSLSHWIDAQARGHVLLAGRVAVVAVAVVTVTHALDQAARQTAALVPAAYAGPQPLEVRNGVAYLTGDIGYDLLARFEATPATGVSAVDLDSAGGQVFAARALAQRVLARGLNTQVTRRCYSACTLIFMAGAHRDLGPEGKLGFHGYSLKAYPLPIDVAKEEAIDRAFLRDRGVSASFSTRAFATPHRDIWRPDREVLAAAGVLRD
- a CDS encoding [FeFe] hydrogenase, group A, giving the protein MITLTINGRHVEVDEGTSLLDAAKLAGIHIPTLCYYPGLPAHAVCRMCLVEIEGSHNPQPACRTLAKEGDVVATDTEALAAFRKADAQWLLARHPNDCMRCEVNGACQLQRLVHENQWEERWPKMPAGAPAASEELATDHTSPSIWRDLSKCIECGLCAEVCGDSVQNQNVIGFANRGFDRRPVTVFDVPLSQTNCISCGQCTLVCPVGALIEAPHWHAVLRTLDAHRRVSVVQVAPATRIAISEEFGLEPGTVSTGRLINALRLLGFDYVFDTNFAADLTIMEEGTELLSRIEARTELPLFTSCCPGWVNWVELNRPDLLPHLSTTKSPQQMHGAIAKRGRFARALGPDFAEGKAEPYVVSVMPCTAKKDEAQRPGVSGDVDHVLTTRELARMIRSRGIPFGALSEDGQFDSPLGESTGAAQIFGASGGVMEAMVRTAAHFKGVEHDLPLEWEALRGVREGVKTATIPGVGTVAVCNGIASAQRMLEDEAWRDDYVAIEVMACVGGCLGGGGEPKSMDPHILQKRAKAIYSVDAKAPRRRSYENADVQALYASELGAPNSPTAHRLLHTHYAARHSERSLLMRFLDCVDRRDGAAAAKLFHPDGVWSTASPFGVLTGADEIAGLINAKLPPNLRGAKYARHQMERASDIDDLTVLAPDGSRSRFDLELSTVDGQSEMVIQTLTRTVL